Proteins encoded within one genomic window of Dysgonomonadaceae bacterium PH5-43:
- a CDS encoding alpha-L-fucosidase (product_source=COG3669; cath_funfam=2.60.120.260,3.20.20.80; cleavage_site_network=SignalP-noTM; cog=COG3669; pfam=PF01120,PF03160,PF07550; smart=SM00237; superfamily=141072,49785,51445; tigrfam=TIGR04183; transmembrane_helix_parts=Inside_1_4,TMhelix_5_24,Outside_25_1165), with the protein MKKIVLTISVVLLTTAFAFAQVAPVKYGPTPNERQMKYLQEPMAAFIHFGMNTFAGSDGIEWGNDTKRPASTFNPTNGEVDTDQWVRLLQKAGFTRVIITLKHHDGFCTWPTKVTDYNISKSPYLDGKGDLAKQLSESCDKYGMDMGIYLSPWDAWEPSYGDASEGDYNDFYDNQLRELLGGEYGRLNPETGKREIIEIWLDGATGAGTAHQTYDFTRYVNTVRELQPNCLTWMTLAAAKNYSGDEANFPVDAFWVGNEKGYVNDPVWVKVNVNGSSVSQYSNTGNYISIPEADVSIRPGWFYHSSQDGSVKSLDYLMHNIYMRTVGMGIPLLLNVPPARDGRFHANDSIALEKFGNAIAKTFETNLLNTDMNVSATANRGAGFEVSNILDNDYDTYWTMADGQTTGSITIDLGKDTELDVIRFQEYLPLGQRISSWNLEVEVYGVWREYGSGKTVGYQRMVKGEVLPVRKIRLSITSSLAVPIISGVQAYRSDASVANLGPIPAGLGSIDATDIQSVETKKVSKLKFEVLEMPSGNWPTLAEMKFFTTTNGVRTELDRTGFTATATSEAKKAVNGEPDCLASNTIDGNNSTIWQPEWKPKVAMPQSLMYDFGKQVDLTEISYLQRQSTLNDIASKFNIYIAENADDEYTLSIAGGTFVAGLNKAQYAPVATGWVVMQDYSDLGSAIQSTTDKAEAKFDITEGWFRIIGAKSPSSGIMEVWIDGVKEATIDTYASSLTKDVALYENTLSKAGNHTVLIKATGDKNEKSLDSKITLQKVVRLEDNIKGMFEINKSFVETTEDAKVLSFEIHRFGDLSETASVTYITSPGTGVHGKTYTDKSEVVTFGVGESKKILTVEILENDLAEGNKDFYIELNNPASHYVLGFVSVMRVLVYDNDGDAGNPNLEGYCTPEGTQHSGKKAYLESASTEGAKKDLLYEATKCPDNVYVKCADSYVEAERNSTFTLNLKAFEAGERSTSVVYQDFRYNRAYIYVDWNADLAFADNEKIAEYGIKPTNNVLGNYDEVMDISLDITVPESTILQSIPIRVLYHNAWQNLSNGACSNVTEGMAYDFRLKVLPSTVAIESIKNMSQQFNVFRSGDNIICSGDMAKVKKVDLINLNGVALKSMHSLKPNDDLHISMSNLQKGFYLVAVSTVENTEVHKIIY; encoded by the coding sequence ATGAAGAAAATAGTTCTTACGATTAGTGTAGTCTTATTGACGACTGCATTCGCATTTGCGCAAGTAGCTCCGGTAAAGTATGGTCCTACGCCTAATGAGCGACAAATGAAGTATTTACAAGAGCCAATGGCTGCATTTATTCATTTCGGTATGAATACTTTTGCGGGTAGCGATGGTATTGAGTGGGGGAATGACACTAAACGCCCTGCCTCTACATTTAATCCTACAAACGGAGAAGTCGATACCGATCAGTGGGTACGTCTTTTGCAAAAAGCAGGTTTTACACGTGTTATTATCACTCTTAAACATCACGATGGTTTTTGTACTTGGCCAACAAAAGTAACTGATTACAATATTTCTAAGAGTCCGTATTTAGATGGAAAGGGTGATTTAGCAAAACAGCTTTCCGAATCGTGCGATAAGTATGGTATGGATATGGGTATTTATCTTTCGCCTTGGGACGCTTGGGAGCCTTCTTATGGAGATGCAAGTGAGGGGGATTATAACGATTTCTATGATAATCAACTAAGAGAATTGCTTGGAGGCGAATATGGAAGATTAAATCCTGAAACAGGAAAACGAGAAATTATAGAAATATGGCTCGACGGTGCGACAGGAGCAGGCACTGCGCATCAAACTTACGATTTTACTCGCTATGTAAATACTGTAAGGGAATTACAGCCCAATTGTTTAACGTGGATGACGTTAGCTGCGGCTAAGAATTATTCTGGCGATGAGGCTAACTTCCCTGTCGATGCTTTTTGGGTTGGTAATGAAAAAGGATATGTAAACGATCCGGTGTGGGTGAAAGTTAATGTTAATGGCTCGTCGGTAAGTCAGTATAGTAACACCGGTAATTATATTAGTATTCCAGAGGCCGATGTTTCTATCAGACCAGGTTGGTTTTATCACTCGTCGCAAGATGGAAGCGTTAAGTCGTTAGATTATCTTATGCATAATATTTATATGCGTACCGTTGGTATGGGTATTCCTTTGTTGTTAAATGTTCCGCCTGCTCGCGATGGACGATTTCACGCAAATGATTCTATTGCTCTTGAGAAATTTGGTAATGCTATAGCTAAAACATTTGAAACTAATCTTCTTAATACTGATATGAATGTTTCGGCAACTGCAAATAGAGGAGCAGGTTTTGAAGTCTCTAATATTTTAGATAACGATTACGATACGTATTGGACAATGGCAGACGGACAAACAACCGGCTCAATAACCATCGACTTAGGCAAGGATACGGAGTTAGACGTTATTCGTTTTCAAGAATATCTTCCTTTGGGACAAAGAATTAGTAGTTGGAACTTAGAGGTGGAGGTTTATGGTGTTTGGCGTGAGTATGGTTCGGGAAAAACTGTTGGCTATCAACGTATGGTTAAAGGCGAAGTATTGCCAGTGCGTAAAATAAGATTAAGTATAACTTCTTCATTGGCAGTGCCTATTATTAGTGGTGTTCAGGCTTACCGTTCCGATGCTTCTGTTGCTAACTTAGGTCCTATTCCTGCAGGTTTAGGAAGTATAGATGCTACAGATATTCAATCGGTAGAAACTAAAAAAGTGTCGAAACTGAAGTTTGAAGTTCTTGAGATGCCTTCGGGTAACTGGCCAACTTTGGCTGAAATGAAGTTTTTTACAACAACAAACGGAGTAAGAACAGAGTTAGACCGTACGGGATTTACGGCAACAGCCACTTCAGAAGCCAAGAAAGCAGTAAACGGAGAGCCTGATTGTCTGGCTTCTAACACTATAGATGGTAATAATTCTACTATATGGCAGCCGGAGTGGAAGCCAAAAGTAGCTATGCCTCAGTCGTTGATGTACGATTTTGGCAAACAAGTAGATTTAACAGAGATAAGTTATCTGCAACGTCAGAGTACTCTTAATGATATTGCCTCTAAGTTTAATATTTATATTGCAGAAAATGCCGACGATGAATATACACTTTCTATAGCAGGAGGAACTTTTGTTGCCGGATTAAACAAGGCACAGTATGCGCCTGTGGCTACTGGTTGGGTAGTGATGCAAGATTATAGCGATTTGGGAAGTGCAATACAATCGACAACCGATAAAGCCGAAGCTAAATTTGATATAACAGAGGGTTGGTTTAGAATTATAGGAGCGAAATCTCCTTCTTCTGGTATAATGGAAGTTTGGATTGATGGTGTTAAAGAGGCAACGATAGACACTTATGCGTCTTCTCTTACTAAAGATGTGGCTTTGTATGAAAATACTTTGTCAAAAGCAGGAAATCATACCGTGTTAATAAAAGCTACCGGCGATAAAAACGAAAAGTCTTTAGACTCTAAAATTACTCTTCAAAAAGTAGTGCGCTTAGAAGATAATATAAAAGGTATGTTTGAGATAAATAAATCTTTTGTAGAAACAACAGAAGATGCCAAGGTGTTGAGTTTTGAAATACATAGGTTTGGAGATTTAAGCGAAACGGCATCTGTAACTTATATTACTTCGCCAGGAACAGGAGTGCACGGTAAAACATATACCGATAAGTCGGAAGTTGTAACCTTTGGGGTTGGTGAATCGAAGAAAATACTGACGGTAGAGATTTTGGAGAATGATTTGGCTGAAGGTAATAAAGATTTTTATATAGAACTTAACAACCCTGCCTCTCATTATGTATTAGGGTTTGTATCTGTGATGCGAGTGTTGGTTTACGATAACGATGGAGATGCAGGTAATCCGAACTTAGAGGGTTATTGCACCCCTGAGGGTACGCAGCATTCGGGCAAGAAGGCTTATTTAGAATCGGCATCAACCGAAGGAGCAAAGAAAGACTTGTTGTATGAAGCAACTAAATGTCCTGATAATGTGTACGTTAAATGTGCCGACAGTTATGTTGAGGCGGAACGAAACTCAACCTTTACTCTTAATCTGAAAGCTTTTGAAGCGGGCGAAAGGTCTACCTCGGTTGTGTATCAAGACTTTCGTTACAATAGAGCGTATATTTATGTAGATTGGAATGCCGACCTTGCTTTTGCGGATAATGAGAAAATAGCCGAATACGGGATAAAGCCGACAAATAATGTTTTGGGTAATTACGACGAAGTAATGGATATTTCGTTAGATATAACAGTACCCGAGTCAACCATATTGCAGAGCATTCCTATAAGAGTTTTGTATCATAATGCTTGGCAAAATCTTTCAAATGGAGCTTGTAGTAATGTAACCGAAGGTATGGCTTACGATTTTCGATTAAAAGTTTTACCTTCTACAGTTGCTATTGAATCTATCAAAAATATGTCTCAACAATTTAATGTTTTCAGATCGGGCGACAATATTATCTGTTCGGGCGATATGGCAAAAGTAAAAAAAGTAGACTTGATAAATCTAAACGGTGTTGCCTTAAAATCTATGCATTCTTTGAAACCTAATGATGATTTACATATTAGTATGTCAAACCTACAAAAAGGCTTCTATTTAGTTGCCGTTAGCACGGTAGAAAACACAGAAGTGCATAAAATTATCTATTAA
- a CDS encoding putative AAA+ superfamily ATPase (product_source=COG1373; cath_funfam=3.40.50.300; cog=COG1373; ko=KO:K07133; pfam=PF13173,PF13635; smart=SM00382; superfamily=52540,52980) yields the protein MFERPYLKSVKARIEEPRKFIQVILGPRQVGKTTMVTQLVEQLSLPNLFESADAILATNSAWITQIWESARLRMKVSNASEFLLVIDEVQKIDNWSEVVKQQWDKDTREKINIKVILLGSSRLLIQKGLTESLAGRFETLYLGHWSYSEMQEAFGWSVEQYVYFGGYPGSTTLISDEKRWKNYVKDSLIETSISKDILMLTRVDKPALLKLLFELGCLYSGQILSYTKILGQLQDAGNATTLANYLRLLSDCGLLGGLDKYAGDIIRKRGSSPKFQVYNNALITAQSDEIYEKAIVNPKLWGRLVESSVGAHLINNSISERYNIYYWRDGNNEVDFVLEKGDRVIGLEVKSGMKAENTGMGVFLERFHPEKVLLVGTGGIPCDEFLKINPIDLF from the coding sequence ATGTTTGAACGTCCTTACTTAAAGTCAGTTAAAGCGAGAATTGAAGAGCCGAGAAAGTTTATTCAAGTTATTCTTGGACCTCGTCAAGTGGGTAAAACCACTATGGTAACACAACTTGTTGAGCAGTTGTCGCTTCCAAACTTATTCGAATCGGCAGACGCCATCTTGGCTACAAACTCAGCTTGGATTACGCAGATTTGGGAATCGGCTCGTTTGCGGATGAAAGTGTCGAATGCTTCGGAGTTCTTGCTCGTAATTGATGAAGTTCAGAAAATAGACAATTGGAGTGAAGTTGTGAAACAACAATGGGATAAAGATACTCGTGAAAAAATCAATATTAAAGTGATTCTGCTTGGGTCTTCTCGCTTGCTAATTCAGAAGGGGTTAACAGAGTCGTTGGCGGGTCGTTTCGAAACTTTATATTTAGGACATTGGTCTTATTCTGAAATGCAGGAGGCTTTTGGGTGGAGTGTAGAGCAATACGTCTACTTTGGAGGCTATCCAGGATCAACAACACTAATTAGTGATGAAAAACGTTGGAAGAACTATGTGAAAGATTCGCTTATTGAAACTAGTATTTCTAAAGATATTTTGATGCTGACGCGCGTAGATAAGCCTGCTTTGTTAAAGCTATTATTCGAGTTGGGCTGCCTTTATTCAGGTCAGATACTCTCGTATACGAAAATATTGGGTCAGCTGCAAGATGCCGGAAATGCAACAACGTTGGCTAACTATTTAAGACTACTATCAGATTGCGGATTATTAGGTGGGTTAGATAAGTATGCTGGAGATATAATTCGCAAACGTGGCTCAAGTCCAAAATTTCAAGTGTATAACAATGCGCTAATTACAGCGCAGAGTGATGAAATATACGAGAAAGCAATTGTTAATCCTAAGTTATGGGGACGGCTCGTTGAGTCTTCTGTTGGTGCACATTTGATTAATAACTCTATTTCTGAAAGATATAATATTTACTACTGGCGTGACGGAAATAACGAGGTCGACTTTGTTTTAGAAAAAGGAGATCGAGTAATTGGGCTTGAAGTGAAAAGCGGAATGAAAGCAGAAAATACAGGAATGGGGGTGTTTTTAGAGAGATTCCACCCAGAGAAGGTGCTGCTCGTTGGAACAGGGGGGATTCCTTGTGATGAATTTTTGAAGATTAATCCTATAGACTTGTTTTGA
- a CDS encoding hypothetical protein (product_source=Hypo-rule applied; cleavage_site_network=SignalP-noTM; superfamily=50370; transmembrane_helix_parts=Inside_1_4,TMhelix_5_24,Outside_25_1206) — MRKIYLLVCALFLSLGVFAQYPTVSTGDDGPWYFVQVLGSDTRVGLCMSADADSGNSVNRVFGKAFNYAPFDTAKQLWRAEKDADDNYVLINKFYNQKLSAWRWDTRNKDVAGLADEASTGWILSEPATPNGHLIFKAANPLTANSPYFHQGNDGWGFSVIFEGTQWGTGVNSQFKFIEFSELPTGDVDFGDVLLNSTTQKRVVFNNTEAVTVTTAGDAVYTFTEDEYGVVVTFAPDVERKESRASVTVGSGGQTVVINIVGYCNTPICDPTINTDVWYYVNWHRAGAGKSLTQDAGTHGDVLLPKCVTIDRSNNAKQVWKLVESTTTGRYWLQSASGEYAEPKDGFVQLVETPSVSYELKDNTSYEGVAPAYSLWTGDGTTALDHRNSGNPPVDCVATWSGESGVSKGAAVTFIQAHPSLLIADELDFGVLSLKNISSTKELSITRVNLEDNVSVVVEGSGADAFEPTLTDDVISIVFAPTVDGVYEATLKITSGDVIATTTLKGEAKDIPFAFSDENNEYWYNFGFTRQSAKSIQSEGIGMGLSQTTTDLTNVNQWWKFVGGYESFKIVNYYGDEAFVSENASNDTKVKSGNIEDARSYAYVDNNGKCLIQPVGTSTYLADYYAAGKDIAHYGSIDDAGVSLRFEEITTLPELAVNVKSITFKESVGYTVSKIIRVKGNGVDDIAIIPSEEAVFAIAQGSDWDSKVGGSLIVSFTPDVVEINKAGFINVTKGSSIETITVSCESYPFVVSTEENSYWYYIVSNASAPGRTYAYNKVMYDGGFEDSRVCFTDKSSEATNQMWRFLKSNGKLAIQNLGTGKYASITKLNISDSQSMVTVEDIGYTFEVLPSTGYEPSYAIKASNGSCFHPQSNYSVVVAWNGVSEEGNQWLFAPVDTDLTWSSSDDTNWTNAANWTPNMVPFHLSNVTIPAGKSTPVVSAITTIANLTMIGDAKIELEAELTVKGEVKVEKTVSKETWYSIGFPFAAEAYYEGFDEDPKLIPYSDTQTNADFWVKAYDGTGDVFAYTENTFAKGIGYIAQYPKYFDVTENGGESRPITYKSTSTTGVVLDGKMIEAPSSEYKLVANPTLNDIGITSKPDAGFYNYKYNSGTNSFIRVADGDQKTVAPFEAYITVLLGAGSGVEPRSIIGGDEDLTNINTFVDSEDIKEVRYYNLQGIEINNLAKGGVYIEKTTYTSGEVATRKIIK, encoded by the coding sequence ATGAGAAAGATTTATTTATTAGTTTGTGCGCTATTCTTGTCTTTGGGAGTATTTGCGCAGTATCCTACAGTATCTACAGGTGATGATGGACCTTGGTACTTTGTTCAAGTGTTAGGTAGTGATACCCGCGTTGGTTTGTGTATGTCTGCAGATGCGGATTCTGGCAATTCTGTTAATAGAGTTTTTGGGAAAGCATTCAATTATGCCCCATTTGATACGGCTAAGCAATTATGGCGAGCAGAGAAAGATGCTGATGACAATTATGTTTTAATTAACAAATTTTACAATCAAAAGCTTTCTGCTTGGAGATGGGATACTCGTAATAAAGATGTTGCAGGCTTGGCAGACGAAGCTTCTACTGGTTGGATTTTATCTGAACCTGCAACTCCTAATGGGCATCTTATATTTAAAGCTGCAAACCCTCTTACTGCAAATTCTCCTTATTTTCATCAGGGAAATGATGGTTGGGGGTTTTCTGTTATTTTTGAAGGAACACAGTGGGGTACAGGAGTTAATTCTCAATTCAAATTTATTGAGTTTTCAGAATTGCCCACTGGAGATGTAGATTTTGGAGATGTTTTGCTTAATTCGACTACGCAAAAAAGGGTTGTATTTAATAATACAGAAGCCGTAACTGTTACTACTGCAGGGGATGCTGTATATACATTTACTGAAGATGAATACGGGGTAGTAGTTACTTTTGCTCCAGATGTTGAACGTAAGGAATCAAGAGCTTCGGTAACGGTTGGGTCTGGAGGTCAAACAGTTGTAATCAATATAGTGGGTTATTGTAATACGCCAATTTGTGACCCAACTATAAATACAGATGTTTGGTATTATGTAAATTGGCATAGAGCAGGTGCTGGCAAATCTTTAACTCAAGATGCTGGTACGCATGGAGATGTCTTGCTTCCAAAGTGTGTTACAATAGACAGATCAAATAATGCGAAACAAGTGTGGAAACTAGTAGAATCAACAACGACTGGCAGATATTGGTTGCAAAGTGCATCTGGAGAGTATGCTGAGCCTAAAGATGGTTTTGTGCAGTTGGTGGAAACTCCGTCTGTTAGTTATGAATTGAAAGATAATACATCATACGAAGGTGTTGCTCCAGCTTATTCTCTTTGGACGGGAGACGGAACTACGGCTTTAGATCATAGAAATAGTGGTAATCCTCCTGTGGATTGTGTTGCTACGTGGAGTGGAGAAAGTGGCGTGAGTAAAGGTGCAGCGGTTACATTTATTCAAGCGCATCCATCGCTTTTGATAGCAGATGAACTTGATTTTGGTGTTTTGTCATTAAAAAATATTTCATCAACAAAAGAGCTGTCTATAACTAGAGTTAACTTGGAGGATAATGTTTCTGTTGTTGTTGAAGGTTCTGGAGCTGATGCTTTTGAGCCAACTTTAACTGATGATGTGATTTCGATAGTATTTGCTCCTACAGTAGACGGAGTGTATGAGGCAACATTGAAAATTACTTCAGGAGATGTTATTGCAACTACTACGTTAAAAGGAGAGGCGAAAGATATTCCTTTTGCTTTTAGTGATGAAAATAATGAGTATTGGTATAATTTTGGATTTACAAGACAATCTGCAAAGTCAATACAATCAGAAGGCATTGGTATGGGCTTGTCTCAAACCACTACAGATTTAACGAATGTGAATCAATGGTGGAAATTCGTAGGTGGCTATGAATCTTTCAAAATTGTAAATTATTATGGAGACGAGGCGTTTGTATCTGAAAATGCTAGTAATGATACAAAAGTTAAATCGGGTAATATAGAAGATGCTAGAAGTTATGCTTATGTGGATAATAATGGGAAATGTTTGATTCAACCTGTTGGGACTAGTACTTATTTAGCAGATTATTATGCGGCAGGAAAAGATATTGCTCATTATGGTAGTATAGATGATGCAGGAGTTTCTTTACGTTTTGAGGAAATAACAACTTTGCCAGAGTTGGCTGTTAATGTAAAGTCAATAACTTTTAAGGAGTCGGTGGGTTATACAGTTTCTAAAATAATCAGAGTAAAAGGTAATGGAGTTGATGATATAGCGATAATACCTTCTGAAGAAGCTGTGTTCGCAATAGCACAAGGGTCTGATTGGGATTCTAAAGTTGGAGGATCTCTTATTGTGTCGTTTACTCCTGATGTTGTAGAGATTAACAAGGCGGGATTTATAAATGTAACAAAAGGTAGTTCGATAGAAACGATAACAGTTTCGTGTGAGTCGTATCCATTTGTGGTAAGTACTGAAGAAAATTCTTATTGGTATTACATTGTTTCTAATGCTTCGGCTCCGGGAAGAACTTACGCATATAATAAAGTAATGTATGATGGGGGCTTCGAAGATTCAAGGGTGTGTTTTACAGATAAATCTTCTGAGGCGACAAATCAAATGTGGCGTTTCTTAAAAAGTAATGGCAAATTAGCTATACAAAATTTAGGAACAGGGAAATATGCTTCTATTACAAAGCTTAATATTAGCGATAGTCAGTCTATGGTAACCGTAGAAGATATAGGTTATACGTTTGAAGTTTTGCCAAGCACAGGTTATGAACCTTCGTATGCAATAAAGGCATCAAATGGTTCGTGCTTTCACCCTCAGAGTAATTATAGTGTAGTTGTTGCTTGGAATGGTGTGTCTGAAGAGGGAAATCAATGGCTATTCGCTCCAGTTGATACAGACCTTACTTGGTCGAGCTCTGACGATACCAATTGGACTAACGCTGCCAACTGGACTCCTAATATGGTGCCTTTCCATTTATCTAACGTAACTATCCCTGCTGGCAAATCTACTCCTGTTGTTTCTGCAATTACTACTATCGCTAATCTAACAATGATAGGTGATGCTAAAATAGAATTGGAAGCCGAACTTACCGTTAAAGGAGAAGTGAAAGTAGAAAAAACAGTTTCTAAAGAAACTTGGTATTCTATAGGATTTCCATTTGCAGCGGAAGCGTATTATGAGGGATTTGACGAAGATCCAAAGTTAATACCTTATAGTGATACGCAAACTAATGCCGACTTCTGGGTTAAAGCTTATGACGGAACAGGTGATGTTTTTGCTTATACAGAAAATACTTTTGCAAAAGGTATTGGTTATATAGCTCAATATCCTAAATACTTTGATGTTACAGAGAATGGAGGTGAAAGTCGCCCTATAACTTATAAATCAACAAGCACAACGGGTGTGGTTTTAGATGGAAAGATGATAGAAGCGCCTTCAAGTGAATATAAATTAGTAGCTAATCCTACTCTTAATGATATTGGCATAACCTCAAAGCCAGATGCGGGCTTCTATAATTATAAATATAATAGTGGAACTAATAGCTTTATTCGTGTGGCGGATGGAGATCAGAAGACAGTAGCTCCTTTTGAGGCTTATATTACGGTGTTGCTTGGTGCTGGTAGCGGAGTGGAGCCACGTTCTATTATCGGTGGTGATGAAGACTTGACTAACATAAATACATTTGTTGATAGCGAAGACATAAAAGAAGTTCGTTATTATAATCTTCAAGGTATAGAGATAAACAATCTTGCCAAAGGTGGTGTTTATATAGAAAAGACAACATACACATCGGGAGAGGTAGCAACAAGAAAAATTATTAAGTAA
- a CDS encoding hypothetical protein (product_source=Hypo-rule applied; cleavage_site_network=SignalP-noTM; transmembrane_helix_parts=Inside_1_4,TMhelix_5_23,Outside_24_63,TMhelix_64_81,Inside_82_89), which yields MVKKISIVLLSALLVCPVFAQGFERSMKQNTQSWTNNQQLLERDGVIGQSDVVKADPKVPVGDTAWVLILGLGLAYGAYVVSRQAKKQH from the coding sequence ATGGTAAAGAAAATAAGTATAGTGCTATTGAGCGCATTGTTGGTGTGCCCTGTATTTGCACAAGGATTTGAACGTTCGATGAAGCAAAATACACAATCGTGGACAAACAACCAACAGTTGTTAGAGAGAGATGGAGTTATTGGACAGAGTGATGTGGTGAAGGCTGATCCTAAAGTTCCAGTTGGCGACACGGCTTGGGTTTTAATCTTAGGCTTAGGCTTGGCTTATGGAGCTTATGTGGTGAGTAGACAAGCAAAGAAGCAGCACTAA